From Portunus trituberculatus isolate SZX2019 chromosome 37, ASM1759143v1, whole genome shotgun sequence, one genomic window encodes:
- the LOC123513985 gene encoding LOW QUALITY PROTEIN: phospholipase D beta 1-like (The sequence of the model RefSeq protein was modified relative to this genomic sequence to represent the inferred CDS: inserted 1 base in 1 codon): MKHHGDLEVEVVSGENLMDKDHFLKFILKKDVSDVWTSVSLGSTPILITGVRKDAIDTVWGERVTIPVCDAADYLDIAVWDEDLACKQLVGTGRMQLGSPDMEWEKQSAVHLDGKAGTINMKVRYTPAAQARREGIEVPDAYFRMRTGGTMTFYQDAHSEKIPGITTTQDGAFEAIGNAIRGAKKFIYIAGWSLWSEVQLWRDGLTLGELLKQKAREGVRVLLLIWDEKFSVGCYPGFVVTYDEDTDRYFNNTGVYVEKVTKEIDINCKLKEEIAEAIWTHHQKVIVADDGQGDLVAFFGGLDLTKGRWDTTNHELFTTLNKEHKGDFYNGFINVEESYGPREPWHDVHARLTGRAAIDLLRNFEERWRRQVPDKAYLLVQTLQEDLLRAQEGKKPXQGTVWQMQVVRSIDGNSAEFCNERMAALDQIEKLVVDTSLYRAYVRLIRKAENFIYIESQYFVGSDMAWSQEQNVGARNLLPLEITQRVVEKIRAGQAFRVYVVLPMIPEGNVKRPSTQALIQTIMHYQFLTIQMMYKRIAQALSEAGSDLHPTDYLLFLCLGKKESRARVSAALGDQGLREDSEEWEWRQKSRFLIYVHSKMAIADDTHIILGSANLHERSLDGSRDTEVAVSARQIVLNKDKTEGVAVSDGEVAMFRKRLWAEHTCGLSEKEKPLQDPSSLNAIRRIKELAHESWKCFLDGKPDEETKNHFLTYPLQVTEDGQVQPQRAMPNIPDFDLPVQGSKWSLPIVPVL, from the exons ATGAAGCACCACGGGGacttggaggtggaggtggtgagcgGCGAGAACTTGATGGACAAAGACCACTTCCTTAAATTCATACTGAAGAAGGACGTGTCAGACGTGTGGACGTCCGTCAGCCTCGGCTCGACTCCCATCCTCATTACGGGTGTCAGGAAAGACGCCATTGACACAGTGTGGGGAGAGCGAGTCACTATTCCAGTCTGTGATGCTGCAGACTACCTCGACATCGCTGTTTGGGACGAGGACCTTGCATGCAAGCAGTTGGTGGGGACAGGCCGCATGCAGCTCGGTAGTCCTGACATGGAGTGGGAGAAGCAGAGTGCTGTGCACCTCGATGGAAAAGCAGGTACCATCAACATGAAGGTCAGGTACACCCCGGCGGCACAAGCACGCAGAGAAGGCATTGAAGTGCCCGATGCATATTTCCGGATGCGCACGGGCGGTACCATGACCTTTTACCAAGACGCTCACTCCGAAAAGATCCccggcatcaccaccacccaggaCGGTGCTTTCGAAGCGATAGGCAATGCCATTAGGGGTGCCAAAAAGTTCATCTACATCGCTGGCTGGAGTTTGTGGAGTGAGGTGCAGCTGTGGCGAGATGGGCTGACACTTGGTGAGCTGCTGAAACAGAAGGCTCGTGAGGGCGTGCGTGTGTTACTCTTGATCTGGGATGAGAAGTTCTCGGTGGGTTGTTACCCAGGTTTCGTCGTCACATATGACGAGGACACTGATCGCTACTTCAACAACACAGGCGTATACGTAGAGAAAGTAACAAAAGAGATCGACATTAACTGCAAACTGAAAGAAGAAATCGCTGAAGCCATCTGGACGCACCACCAGAAAGTGATTGTGGCGGATGACGGACAGGGGGACCTTGTGGCGTTCTTCGGAGGCTTAGATCTCACCAAGGGCCGCTGGGACACTACAAACCACGAGCTCTTTACAACACTGaataaggaacacaaaggagactTCTACAATGGATTTATCAACGTGGAGGAAAGCTACGGACCACGGGAACCATGGCATGATGTGCACGCGCGCCTCACGGGCCGCGCTGCCATCGACCTGCTCAGGAACTtcgaggagagatggagaagacaaGTGCCCGACAAGGCTTACCTGCTTGTCCAAACCCTCCAGGAAGACCTGCTGAGGGCACAGGAGGGCAAGAAAC ACCAGGGTACAGTGTGGCAAATGCAG GTGGTGCGCTCGATTGATGGAAATTCGGCGGAGTTTTGCAATGAGCGTATGGCTGCGCTGGACCAGATTGAGAAGCTGGTGGTGGATACAAGTCTGTACCGAGCCTACGTACGCCTCATCAGGAAGGCAGAGAACTTCATTTACATAGAGAGTCAG TACTTCGTCGGATCGGACATGGCATGGAGTCAGGAACAAAACGTCGGCGCAAGAAATCTGTTGCCTCTGGAAATTACACAACGCGTG gtggaGAAGATCCGTGCAGGCCAGGCATTCCGAGTGTACGTGGTGCTGCCCATGATCCCCGAAGGTAACGTGAAGAGACCCAGCACCCAAGCATTGATCCAGACCATCATGCACTACCAGTTTCTAACCATACAG ATGATGTACAAGAGGATAGCCCAAGCTCTGAGTGAGGCGGGGTCAGACCTGCACCCCACTGACTACTTGCTGTTCCTCTGTCTGGGCAAG AAGGAGTCCAGGGCGAGGGTGAGTGCGGCTTTGGGTGACCAGGGGCTACGGGAGGACAGCGAGGAGTGGGAGTGGCGGCAAAAGTCTCGCTTCCTCATCTATGTGCACTCCAAGATGGCAATTGCTGACGACACACACATCATCCTCGGCTCGGCAAACCTACACGAGCGTTCACTAGATGGCTCCAGAGATACTGAGGTGGCTGTGTCTGcccgccag ATTGTGCTGAACAAGGACAAGACCGAGGGCGTGGCGGTCAGTGACGGCGAGGTGGCAATGTTCCGCAAGCGTCTCTGGGCCGAGCACACCTGCGGCCTGTCCGAAAAGGAAAAACCTCTGCAGGATCCATCTTCACTCAACGCCATCAGGAGAATTAAAGAACTCGCGCATGAATCTTGGAAGTGCTTCCTCGATGGTAAACCTGACGAGGAGACCAAGAATCACTTCTTAAC GTACCCgctgcaggtgactgaggaCGGACAGGTGCAGCCCCAGCGCGCAATGCCTAACATCCCTGACTTTGACCTCCCCGTGCAGGGCAGCAAGTGGAGCCTGCCCATAGTGCCGGTGCTCTAG